A part of Thermoflexus hugenholtzii JAD2 genomic DNA contains:
- a CDS encoding glycosyltransferase family 4 protein, translating into MGERLRIALVGTYVPRPCGIATFTHDLAKAMAEAQGTSQGGAENPSPFLSTVQVVALTNPPQRYDYGPEVVFEIRADVPEDYRAAAAYLNQAPIDGVCLQHEYGIFGGPDGAYALELVERLRKPLVVTLHTVLYEPSEGQRRVLIALARRADQVVVMAERARQFLVERYGIPAERITRIDHGAPAMPLEDPEPYKARLGLDGRRVLLTFGLLSPNKGIETMIEAMKRLVPHHPDLLYLVVGATHPEVRRQFGEAYRRFLEEEIARAGLQAHIRFVDRYLNREELLTFLMAADIYVAPYLTREQIVSGTLTYALACGKAIVSTPSWYAEEVLGEGRGLLVPFRDPEAMARALDQLLSNPEEWDRLRRAAYARGREMAWSIVGARYLELFRQVLERPRPGLRPAWVLARPLRLPTVRLEHLRRLTDDTGMLQHARFAIPDRRFGYCTDDNARALLFTVREWQRTGEASLLPLMEVYLAFLQHAWNPEAQRFRNFMAYDRRWLESIGSEDAYGRAMWALGEAAAFGPEGIAEPAWTLFQEAWPGAWSLEHPRPWAYAVLGGVAMWQRFPGDRRIRTGCLELARRLEARFETYARPGWSWCEDRITYDNGILPAALIAAGYSLQEPRWMERGLAALNWLVEIQTDPQGGHLSFVGNRGWFPRGGEKARFAQQPIEGAAMAEAAAWAWRATGDRIWLEVLERCVGWFLGWNDRGCALADLKTGGCRDGLEATEVNVNQGAESTLAWLLTLNLAHRFLRPSPEPDREAQPRALSLRRS; encoded by the coding sequence ATGGGGGAGCGTCTGCGCATCGCGCTGGTGGGGACCTACGTGCCCCGTCCGTGCGGGATCGCGACGTTCACCCACGATCTGGCGAAGGCGATGGCGGAAGCCCAGGGGACATCCCAGGGAGGGGCGGAAAATCCTTCGCCCTTCCTCTCCACCGTTCAGGTGGTTGCCCTCACCAACCCCCCGCAACGCTACGATTACGGGCCCGAGGTGGTTTTCGAGATCCGGGCCGATGTCCCGGAGGATTACCGGGCGGCCGCTGCTTACCTGAACCAGGCGCCCATCGATGGGGTGTGTCTCCAGCATGAGTATGGGATCTTCGGCGGGCCGGACGGGGCGTATGCGCTGGAGCTGGTGGAGCGCTTGCGCAAGCCTCTCGTGGTCACCCTGCACACGGTCCTCTATGAGCCTTCGGAGGGCCAGCGGCGTGTGCTCATCGCCCTGGCCCGACGGGCGGATCAGGTGGTGGTGATGGCGGAGCGGGCCCGTCAGTTCCTGGTGGAGCGCTATGGGATACCCGCCGAGCGGATCACCCGAATCGACCATGGCGCGCCGGCGATGCCCCTGGAGGATCCCGAGCCCTATAAAGCGCGCCTGGGCCTGGATGGGCGTCGCGTCCTGCTCACTTTTGGGCTTCTCAGCCCTAACAAGGGCATCGAAACGATGATCGAGGCGATGAAACGCCTGGTCCCCCACCATCCCGATCTTCTATATCTGGTGGTGGGGGCCACGCATCCGGAGGTGCGCCGACAGTTCGGCGAGGCCTATCGCCGGTTCCTGGAGGAAGAGATCGCGCGAGCCGGGCTGCAGGCGCACATCCGCTTCGTCGATCGCTACCTCAATCGAGAGGAGCTCCTAACTTTCTTGATGGCCGCCGATATCTACGTGGCGCCGTATCTGACGCGGGAGCAAATCGTCTCCGGAACCCTTACCTATGCCCTGGCCTGCGGGAAGGCCATCGTCTCCACCCCCTCCTGGTATGCGGAGGAGGTGCTGGGGGAGGGACGAGGCCTCCTGGTCCCCTTCCGGGATCCGGAGGCCATGGCCCGGGCCCTGGATCAGTTGCTCTCCAACCCGGAGGAGTGGGATCGATTGCGTCGGGCGGCCTACGCGCGAGGGCGGGAGATGGCGTGGTCCATCGTCGGCGCTCGCTATCTGGAGCTGTTCCGTCAGGTCCTCGAGCGCCCGCGGCCCGGCCTCCGGCCGGCGTGGGTGCTGGCCCGGCCGCTGAGGCTTCCCACCGTCCGCCTCGAACACCTGCGCCGACTCACTGACGACACCGGTATGCTGCAGCATGCCCGCTTCGCCATCCCGGACCGTCGGTTCGGTTACTGCACGGACGACAACGCCCGAGCCCTGCTCTTCACCGTGCGGGAATGGCAGCGGACCGGAGAGGCCTCGTTGCTCCCGTTGATGGAGGTTTACCTGGCTTTTCTCCAGCATGCCTGGAACCCGGAGGCGCAGCGCTTTCGGAATTTCATGGCCTATGATCGCCGATGGCTGGAATCGATCGGTTCGGAGGATGCCTACGGCCGGGCGATGTGGGCTCTGGGGGAGGCGGCCGCCTTCGGGCCGGAGGGGATCGCGGAGCCTGCATGGACCCTGTTCCAGGAAGCCTGGCCGGGGGCGTGGTCTCTGGAGCATCCCCGGCCGTGGGCCTATGCCGTCTTGGGCGGGGTGGCGATGTGGCAACGATTCCCTGGGGATCGGAGGATCCGGACGGGCTGCCTCGAGCTGGCCCGACGTCTGGAGGCGCGTTTTGAGACGTATGCCCGGCCCGGCTGGTCCTGGTGCGAGGATCGGATCACTTATGACAACGGGATCCTGCCGGCGGCGCTGATCGCCGCGGGTTACAGTCTCCAGGAACCTCGCTGGATGGAGCGGGGGCTTGCGGCCCTGAACTGGCTGGTGGAGATCCAGACGGACCCCCAAGGCGGACATCTTTCCTTTGTGGGCAACCGGGGCTGGTTCCCCCGGGGAGGGGAGAAGGCGCGCTTCGCCCAGCAGCCCATCGAGGGAGCAGCCATGGCGGAGGCGGCAGCCTGGGCCTGGCGGGCCACGGGGGATCGGATCTGGCTGGAGGTGCTCGAGCGCTGTGTGGGCTGGTTCCTGGGGTGGAATGATCGAGGATGCGCGCTGGCCGATCTGAAAACCGGTGGATGCCGGGACGGGCTGGAGGCCACAGAGGTCAACGTCAATCAGGGCGCTGAGTCCACACTGGCTTGGCTGCTGACCTTGAACCTGGCCCATCGGTTCCTGCGCCCGTCCCCGGAGCCGGACCGTGAGGCGCAGCCCCGCGCCCTCTCGCTTCGCCGCTCCTGA
- a CDS encoding glycoside hydrolase family 130 protein has translation MPELFHRYPGNPILTAGDWPYPANSVFNPGATRFNDEVLLLVRVEDFQGLSHLTVARSPDGRSGWRVDPEPTLLPDPLRHPEEFWGIEDPRIVFLEEEGLYAVTYVAYSRGGPLVALATTSDFRTFHRLGPILPPEDKDASLFPRRFRGRWVMIHRPMPTSPRTRPNIWISFSPDLRHWGDHTVIIEARPGGWWDSDRVGLGPQPIETPEGWLILYHGVRQTASGRIYRVGMALLDLEDPRKVIRRSAEWVFGPRAPYERVGDVPNVTFPCGAVVDPRSGELLMYYGAADTCVALATADLRTLLDYLLHAPM, from the coding sequence ATGCCGGAGCTGTTCCATCGCTATCCGGGCAACCCGATCCTGACGGCCGGGGACTGGCCGTATCCGGCCAACTCCGTGTTCAACCCGGGTGCCACCCGTTTCAACGATGAAGTCCTCCTCCTGGTGCGGGTGGAGGATTTCCAGGGGCTTTCCCATCTCACCGTGGCCCGCAGCCCGGATGGGCGGAGTGGCTGGCGGGTGGATCCGGAGCCCACGTTGTTGCCGGATCCGCTCCGCCATCCGGAGGAGTTCTGGGGGATCGAGGATCCCCGCATCGTCTTCCTCGAGGAGGAGGGGCTTTATGCGGTGACCTATGTGGCCTATTCCCGTGGGGGGCCGCTGGTGGCCCTGGCCACGACCTCGGATTTCAGAACTTTCCATCGTCTGGGGCCGATCCTGCCTCCGGAGGATAAAGATGCCAGTCTGTTCCCCCGGCGCTTTCGAGGACGCTGGGTGATGATCCACCGGCCGATGCCCACCTCGCCCCGCACCCGGCCCAACATCTGGATCTCCTTCTCCCCGGATCTGCGGCATTGGGGGGATCACACGGTGATCATCGAGGCTCGCCCCGGGGGCTGGTGGGATTCGGATCGGGTGGGCCTGGGACCCCAGCCCATCGAGACCCCGGAGGGATGGCTGATCCTGTATCACGGCGTGCGTCAGACCGCCTCCGGCCGGATCTATCGGGTGGGGATGGCGTTGCTGGATCTGGAGGACCCGCGGAAAGTGATCCGGCGCAGTGCGGAGTGGGTGTTCGGCCCCCGCGCGCCCTACGAGCGGGTCGGAGACGTGCCCAACGTGACTTTCCCGTGCGGCGCGGTGGTGGATCCTCGCTCCGGCGAGCTGCTGATGTATTACGGCGCTGCCGACACCTGCGTCGCTTTGGCGACGGCGGACTTGCGAACGCTCCTGGATTATCTCCTGCATGCGCCGATGTAG
- a CDS encoding GDP-mannose 4,6-dehydratase: protein MRLLITGVGGFVGRHLAAALAQGTDWELWGWARRPVDGLPDRLQMMSVDLRNPEEVQRALARVAPEGIIHLAAQSDVAESWRDPWGTFETNVRGTLNLLDGLRALGLRPRVLVVTSNEVYGLVRPEELPIREEQPLRPANPYGLSKVAQDGLAAVYARAYALPIIRARPFNHIGPGQAPRFVVPSFARQIAWIEAGLQEPVLRVGNLEVQRDFTDVRDVVRAYRLLLERGEPGEVYNIGSGRPRSIREVLETMLAMAQVEVRIEVDPQRLRPVDIPVSVADTTRIRERVGWQPLIPFEQSLRDVLEEWRARAREARSRA, encoded by the coding sequence TTGCGCCTGCTGATCACCGGCGTCGGCGGATTCGTCGGACGACACCTGGCTGCCGCCCTGGCCCAGGGCACGGACTGGGAGCTCTGGGGCTGGGCGCGACGGCCCGTCGACGGGCTGCCCGATCGCCTGCAGATGATGTCTGTGGACCTGCGCAACCCGGAGGAGGTGCAGCGCGCCCTCGCCCGGGTGGCTCCGGAGGGCATCATCCATCTCGCCGCCCAGTCGGACGTGGCGGAATCCTGGCGGGATCCATGGGGGACCTTCGAAACCAACGTGCGGGGGACGCTGAATCTCCTGGATGGCTTGCGGGCCCTGGGCCTGCGGCCTCGGGTCCTCGTTGTGACCTCTAATGAGGTGTATGGCCTCGTCCGGCCCGAGGAGCTCCCCATTCGGGAGGAGCAGCCCCTGCGACCGGCCAACCCCTACGGCCTCAGCAAAGTCGCCCAGGACGGGCTGGCCGCCGTGTATGCGCGGGCCTACGCCCTGCCCATCATCCGGGCCCGCCCGTTCAATCACATCGGGCCGGGGCAGGCCCCCCGGTTCGTGGTGCCCTCCTTCGCCCGGCAAATCGCCTGGATCGAGGCCGGCCTCCAGGAGCCCGTCCTGCGGGTGGGCAACCTGGAGGTCCAGCGGGATTTCACCGACGTGCGGGATGTGGTCCGGGCCTACCGGTTGCTCCTGGAACGCGGGGAGCCCGGGGAGGTTTACAACATCGGCTCCGGACGCCCCCGCTCCATCCGGGAGGTGCTGGAAACCATGCTGGCCATGGCTCAGGTGGAGGTGCGCATCGAGGTAGACCCTCAACGCCTCCGGCCGGTGGACATCCCCGTCAGCGTGGCGGACACCACCCGGATCCGGGAGCGGGTCGGATGGCAACCCCTCATCCCCTTCGAGCAATCCCTGCGGGACGTGCTGGAGGAGTGGCGGGCGCGCGCCCGGGAGGCCCGCTCCCGGGCCTGA
- the gmd gene encoding GDP-mannose 4,6-dehydratase, which yields MERKRALITGITGQDGSYLAEFLLEKGYEVIGMVRRTSTINFERIRHIQDRITLVQGDLLDQSSLIDILREHRPHEVYNLAAQSFVPTSFKQPVLTGEFTALGVTRLLEAIRLVDPTIRFYQASSSEMFGKVREVPQNENTPFHPRSPYGVAKVYAHWITVNYRESYGMFAVSGICFNHESPRRGLEFVTRKITYTAAKIKLGLAHELRLGNLEARRDWGYAPDYVRAMWLMLQQDEPEDYVIATGETHSVREFVELAFDYLGLDWKKYVVVDPALYRPADVDLLVGDATKARTKLGWAPSVTFEQLVKIMVDADLELVKQEYGIREG from the coding sequence ATGGAGCGGAAGCGAGCGCTGATCACCGGCATCACCGGACAGGATGGCTCTTACCTGGCGGAGTTCCTGCTGGAGAAAGGCTACGAGGTCATCGGGATGGTGCGTCGCACCAGCACCATCAATTTCGAGCGGATCCGGCACATCCAGGATCGGATCACGCTGGTGCAGGGGGACCTGCTGGATCAGTCCTCCCTGATCGACATCCTGCGGGAACACCGACCCCACGAGGTCTACAACCTGGCCGCCCAATCCTTCGTCCCCACCTCCTTCAAGCAACCGGTCCTGACCGGGGAGTTCACCGCCCTGGGAGTGACCCGGCTCCTGGAGGCCATCCGCCTGGTGGATCCCACCATCCGCTTCTACCAGGCCTCCAGCAGTGAGATGTTCGGGAAGGTCCGGGAGGTCCCGCAGAACGAGAACACTCCCTTCCATCCCCGCAGCCCATATGGGGTGGCCAAGGTCTACGCCCACTGGATCACAGTGAACTACCGGGAGAGCTACGGGATGTTCGCCGTGTCGGGGATCTGCTTCAACCATGAAAGCCCGCGACGGGGGCTGGAGTTCGTCACCCGCAAGATCACCTACACAGCAGCGAAGATCAAGCTGGGCCTGGCCCACGAGCTGCGCCTGGGGAACCTGGAGGCCCGCCGGGATTGGGGATATGCCCCGGATTACGTGCGGGCGATGTGGCTGATGTTGCAACAGGACGAGCCAGAGGATTACGTCATCGCCACCGGGGAGACTCACTCCGTCCGCGAGTTCGTGGAGCTGGCCTTCGATTACCTCGGGCTGGATTGGAAGAAATACGTGGTGGTGGACCCTGCTCTCTATCGCCCTGCGGATGTGGACCTCCTGGTCGGGGATGCCACCAAAGCGCGGACCAAGTTGGGCTGGGCGCCCTCGGTGACCTTCGAGCAGCTGGTGAAGATTATGGTAGACGCCGACCTGGAGCTGGTAAAACAGGAATACGGGATCCGGGAGGGCTGA
- a CDS encoding phosphoglucomutase/phosphomannomutase family protein, protein MTVIRFGTDGWRGRIADDYTFANVRRCAQGFARWLLDTGQAEGGVVIGYDHRFASEHFAEACAEVLAGNGIRVYLCDRAVPTPVISYSVVARGAAGAINITASHNPPTDNGFKVRNRFGGAVDPQGLREIEARIPPDEQGVKRMPLAEARAKGLVEIFDPAPAYLAHLQQLVDLETLRQADLTVVVDPMWGNGIGWLRRLLSPGRIRVVEIHGERNPIFPRMKRPEPIPPNLDDLQEKVRELKADAGIATDGDADRVGLVDEHGGFVDPLRVYGLLALYLLEVRGQRGPIVKTLSTTSMLEKLGERYGVPVYETGVGFKYVAPKMLETDALIGGEESGGFAFRGHLPERDGILAGLYLLDFMVRTGKRPSELIRWLFERVGPHYYSRIDVEFPPERREETRARLDQTQPDRLAGLRVVRIDRSDGYKFYLEDGGWLLIRFSGTEPLLRIYTETTVPERVAQLLEEGRRLAGLEE, encoded by the coding sequence ATGACCGTCATCCGCTTCGGGACCGATGGCTGGCGCGGTCGCATCGCGGACGATTACACCTTCGCCAATGTCCGCCGGTGCGCCCAGGGTTTCGCCCGCTGGCTGCTGGATACCGGACAGGCGGAAGGCGGGGTGGTGATCGGCTACGATCACCGTTTCGCCTCCGAGCACTTCGCCGAGGCCTGTGCGGAGGTCCTGGCCGGCAATGGCATCCGGGTCTATCTCTGCGACCGGGCCGTCCCCACCCCGGTGATCAGCTACAGCGTGGTGGCCCGGGGCGCCGCAGGGGCCATCAACATCACCGCCAGCCACAACCCCCCCACCGACAACGGGTTCAAGGTCCGCAACCGCTTCGGCGGGGCCGTCGATCCCCAGGGCCTGCGGGAGATCGAGGCCCGCATCCCTCCGGATGAACAGGGGGTGAAACGCATGCCCCTGGCGGAGGCCCGGGCGAAAGGCCTGGTGGAGATCTTCGACCCGGCCCCGGCTTATCTCGCGCACCTCCAGCAGCTAGTAGACCTGGAAACCCTCCGCCAGGCGGATCTCACCGTTGTGGTGGATCCGATGTGGGGGAACGGGATCGGCTGGCTGCGGCGGCTGCTCTCCCCGGGGCGCATCCGGGTGGTGGAGATCCACGGCGAGCGCAACCCCATCTTCCCCCGGATGAAGCGCCCGGAGCCCATCCCGCCGAACCTGGACGACCTGCAGGAAAAGGTCCGGGAGCTGAAGGCCGACGCGGGGATCGCCACGGATGGCGACGCCGATCGCGTCGGACTGGTGGATGAGCATGGCGGGTTCGTTGATCCGCTTCGGGTCTACGGCCTCCTGGCCCTCTACCTCCTGGAGGTCCGCGGCCAGCGCGGCCCCATCGTCAAAACCCTCTCCACTACCTCTATGCTGGAGAAACTCGGGGAGCGCTACGGGGTGCCCGTCTATGAGACCGGCGTGGGGTTCAAGTATGTGGCCCCGAAGATGCTGGAGACGGACGCCCTTATCGGTGGGGAGGAAAGCGGAGGCTTCGCCTTCCGGGGGCACCTTCCCGAGCGGGATGGCATCCTGGCCGGCCTCTACCTGTTGGATTTTATGGTCCGGACCGGCAAACGCCCTTCGGAGCTGATCCGCTGGCTGTTCGAGCGGGTCGGCCCCCATTATTACTCCCGCATCGATGTGGAATTCCCACCGGAACGCCGGGAGGAGACCCGAGCCCGCCTGGATCAGACACAACCGGATCGCTTGGCCGGTCTGCGGGTGGTCCGCATCGATCGCTCCGACGGCTACAAGTTCTACCTGGAGGACGGCGGCTGGCTGCTGATCCGGTTCTCGGGAACGGAGCCCCTGCTGCGGATCTACACCGAGACCACCGTGCCGGAGCGGGTGGCTCAGCTGCTCGAAGAAGGCCGCCGTCTGGCCGGGCTGGAAGAGTAG